In a single window of the Candidatus Tisiphia endosymbiont of Nemotelus nigrinus genome:
- a CDS encoding ATP F0F1 synthase subunit B' (Produces ATP from ADP in the presence of a proton gradient across the membrane. Subunit B' is part of the membrane proton channel.), producing MPQFDVAFYCSQIFWLVVVFSFLYLIVHNFIVPLTEKILKSRETYIDTNIASAESLAAKADILHKQYASQLEETSNIVENIKKEAKDAMEASFLSKKKQLHNELKVQIKNNHHDIKTTNKSFWLDENDSCVNLAKLLIQKITNQPVDLELLKKSYKKIK from the coding sequence ATGCCTCAGTTTGACGTTGCTTTTTATTGTTCACAAATCTTTTGGTTGGTAGTAGTCTTCAGCTTCTTATACCTTATAGTTCATAATTTCATTGTGCCATTAACTGAAAAGATTCTTAAGAGTAGGGAAACTTATATAGATACTAATATTGCCAGTGCAGAAAGTCTTGCAGCAAAAGCTGATATCCTGCACAAGCAGTATGCTAGTCAGTTGGAAGAAACATCAAATATCGTGGAAAATATTAAGAAAGAAGCTAAAGATGCGATGGAAGCGTCTTTTTTATCAAAAAAAAAGCAACTCCATAATGAATTGAAGGTACAAATTAAAAATAATCATCATGATATTAAAACAACTAACAAATCATTTTGGCTTGATGAAAATGATTCATGTGTCAATTTAGCAAAATTATTAATTCAAAAAATTACTAATCAACCAGTTGATCTAGAATTACTAAAAAAATCTTACAAAAAGATAAAGTAA
- a CDS encoding F0F1 ATP synthase subunit C produces MDTMSLKFIGVGLMAIGMLGAAIGVGNIFSALLNSIARNPSASDQLQRVALIGAGLTEAMGLFSFVIAILLIFT; encoded by the coding sequence ATGGATACGATGTCTCTAAAATTTATTGGTGTAGGGCTTATGGCTATTGGTATGCTAGGTGCTGCCATTGGTGTAGGTAATATATTCAGTGCATTACTAAATTCAATTGCTCGTAACCCTTCAGCTAGTGATCAATTACAAAGAGTGGCATTAATTGGAGCGGGGCTTACCGAGGCTATGGGTTTATTCTCGTTTGTAATTGCAATTTTGTTGATATTTACTTAA
- a CDS encoding CPBP family intramembrane glutamic endopeptidase, which translates to MWLKYLTYITLLISVLSLWLPVKGKFKPWQLFLSISLILSFVSNIANLIAILAISLFCYLVFSYHKSSTKRKCALWAVVFIFGAALELHLVPGFNNLLVLDKIQFTPDALPFTLYLNLDKTIVGLIIIGLTLDLASTRNEWKILLSQVFYRLPIVISVMVLLSIAFGYIKFAPKIPQDLWIWVISNLFFTCVAEEGLFRGFFQEALSQLKYKYSENIAVLIPAVLFGGMHYLGGLKYVILATIAGILYGWIYKVTKRIEASIIAHFMLNLTHILFFTYPAINKL; encoded by the coding sequence ATGTGGCTAAAATATCTTACATATATAACATTATTAATTAGTGTTTTATCATTATGGCTTCCTGTCAAAGGAAAATTTAAGCCATGGCAGTTATTTCTGTCTATTTCTTTAATATTGTCCTTTGTCAGTAATATAGCTAACCTGATTGCTATTTTAGCGATTTCGTTGTTTTGTTATTTAGTATTTTCGTATCATAAATCTTCTACTAAACGGAAATGTGCCTTATGGGCTGTAGTGTTCATATTTGGAGCGGCTTTAGAGCTGCATTTAGTGCCAGGATTTAATAATTTATTAGTTTTAGATAAAATACAATTTACTCCCGATGCTTTGCCGTTTACGCTATATCTAAACTTAGATAAAACAATTGTAGGATTAATTATTATAGGCTTAACTTTAGATTTAGCATCTACTCGCAACGAATGGAAAATATTACTCTCACAAGTTTTTTATAGATTACCCATTGTTATATCAGTAATGGTATTGTTATCTATTGCATTTGGGTACATCAAATTTGCTCCAAAGATACCACAAGATTTATGGATATGGGTAATCAGTAATTTATTCTTTACCTGTGTTGCTGAGGAGGGGTTATTTAGAGGGTTTTTCCAGGAGGCATTAAGTCAGTTAAAATATAAATATTCTGAGAATATAGCAGTGCTAATACCTGCAGTTTTATTTGGGGGGATGCACTATCTAGGAGGATTAAAATATGTGATTTTAGCCACAATAGCTGGAATTTTATATGGTTGGATATATAAAGTAACGAAAAGAATCGAAGCAAGTATAATTGCTCATTTTATGCTTAATTTAACTCATATTTTATTTTTTACTTATCCAGCTATCAATAAGCTTTAA
- a CDS encoding IS110 family transposase — MVKENNDKQKLEIMNPNAAGIDIGSREHYVCVPVGRDKEVVKKFAAFTSDLKEMVNWLKECKIKTIAMESTGVYWIPVFQILETNGFEVKLVNARYAKNVPGRKTDVKDCQWLQRLHSYGLLNGSFRPNNQICVLRSYLRQRDRLIKSSRIHINRMQKALNEMNIQLHHVISDITGISGMKIIKAIIVGERDAKKLAEFKDYRIKSNSETIIKALEGDYRKEQLAILKQELELYEFYLTKIEECDKSIKECYEEFDKYNGDAILEGNDKKRKVSKNAPKTFDLRQSLYNVSGIDFSKIPGFDVLTVQTMIAEVGLDMSKWKTEKHFTSWLGLSPNNQITGGKVFKTRTKKVINKASIALRMSALSLGKGKSALAGYYRRMKNKIGSPKAITATARKLACLFYRLLKYGQDYVEQGIEAYEKQYQEKMIENLRKQAVKLGFELVTIEPC; from the coding sequence ATGGTAAAGGAAAATAATGATAAACAGAAATTGGAAATAATGAATCCTAATGCAGCAGGGATTGATATCGGCTCTAGAGAACATTATGTTTGTGTACCAGTTGGCAGAGATAAAGAAGTTGTTAAAAAATTTGCTGCTTTTACTAGTGATTTAAAAGAAATGGTAAATTGGTTAAAAGAATGTAAGATTAAGACGATAGCCATGGAATCAACAGGTGTATATTGGATACCGGTGTTTCAAATATTAGAGACTAATGGGTTTGAGGTTAAATTAGTTAATGCCCGTTATGCAAAAAATGTCCCTGGACGTAAGACAGATGTGAAAGATTGTCAGTGGTTACAAAGGTTACATAGCTATGGTTTATTAAACGGTTCATTTCGTCCTAATAACCAAATATGCGTATTGCGTAGTTATCTAAGGCAAAGAGATAGATTAATAAAAAGTAGTAGAATTCATATTAATCGTATGCAAAAAGCCCTTAATGAAATGAATATCCAATTACATCATGTAATTAGTGACATCACTGGTATTAGTGGAATGAAGATAATTAAAGCTATTATAGTTGGAGAAAGAGACGCTAAAAAGTTAGCTGAATTTAAAGATTATCGTATTAAGAGCAACAGTGAAACTATCATTAAGGCATTAGAGGGAGATTATAGAAAAGAACAGCTTGCTATCCTAAAGCAAGAGTTAGAGTTATATGAATTCTATCTCACTAAAATAGAAGAATGTGATAAATCAATCAAAGAATGTTACGAGGAATTTGATAAATATAATGGCGATGCTATTTTAGAGGGAAATGATAAAAAGCGTAAAGTAAGCAAAAATGCCCCTAAAACATTTGATTTGAGACAATCTTTATATAATGTATCAGGGATAGATTTTAGCAAAATACCAGGATTTGATGTATTAACCGTGCAAACAATGATAGCGGAAGTAGGTTTAGATATGAGTAAATGGAAGACAGAAAAGCATTTTACTTCATGGCTTGGTCTTAGCCCTAATAATCAAATTACTGGTGGAAAAGTTTTTAAAACAAGAACCAAGAAAGTAATTAATAAAGCAAGCATAGCACTTCGAATGTCTGCTTTGAGTTTAGGGAAAGGGAAATCGGCACTAGCTGGTTATTATAGACGGATGAAAAACAAGATTGGGTCACCAAAAGCCATTACTGCTACTGCAAGAAAATTAGCATGTTTATTTTATCGGTTACTAAAATACGGTCAGGATTATGTAGAGCAAGGAATTGAAGCATATGAAAAGCAATATCAGGAAAAAATGATAGAAAATTTAAGAAAACAAGCGGTAAAGCTAGGTTTTGAGCTGGTTACAATAGAACCTTGCTAA
- a CDS encoding HlyC/CorC family transporter produces MTIFLIIIIVLMIGCSALLSATETAITASSPGKIQKFKVAGIKRATIVLQVLKNKEKVIGTLLIGNTLFNTVCTTIATSMFIDWLGDNGTVTASAVMAFLIIVFGEIIPKAIAVAKAEQLALFTSPAIMFLLNFLRPINYVFELVVKGFCFIFRINLQQNISGAEEVRGVIEHYHQEGNVYKSDRDMLGGILDIRKMTVSEIMIHRSNVIAINIDMPKEEIVRKALLSSPHTRIPLWKDTQDNIIGVLHIRDLHRALYEKNNDVKKINIEELISQPWFIPDNALVTHQLHAFRERKNHFACVVDEYGDLQGIITLEDILEEIVGPIIDEHDYPINTIIKKSETEFIIDGSATIRDVNRELNWNLPDYNANTIAGLIIHELERIPNQGESIKIFNLSITINKKVCNRLDSIKVTVLPNEEFESDQ; encoded by the coding sequence ATGACTATTTTTTTGATAATCATTATTGTTCTAATGATAGGATGTTCCGCACTGCTCTCAGCTACTGAAACAGCTATAACCGCTTCTTCCCCTGGGAAAATACAAAAATTTAAGGTAGCAGGTATCAAGCGTGCTACGATTGTGTTGCAAGTTCTAAAGAACAAAGAAAAAGTAATCGGCACATTACTAATTGGTAATACCTTATTTAATACTGTTTGCACTACGATTGCTACTAGCATGTTTATCGATTGGCTAGGCGATAATGGTACTGTCACAGCTTCCGCAGTTATGGCATTCTTAATCATTGTTTTCGGTGAAATAATACCAAAAGCTATTGCTGTAGCAAAAGCAGAACAGTTAGCTTTATTCACTTCTCCGGCCATTATGTTCCTTCTAAATTTTTTGAGACCAATTAATTATGTTTTTGAGCTGGTAGTTAAGGGGTTTTGTTTTATTTTTCGTATTAATCTACAACAAAATATCTCAGGAGCAGAAGAAGTTAGGGGAGTTATTGAGCATTATCATCAAGAAGGTAATGTTTATAAGTCTGACCGTGATATGTTAGGTGGTATATTAGATATTAGAAAAATGACAGTATCTGAAATTATGATACACAGAAGTAATGTCATAGCCATTAATATAGATATGCCTAAAGAAGAAATAGTAAGGAAAGCATTGTTATCAAGCCCTCATACAAGAATACCATTATGGAAAGATACTCAGGACAATATAATTGGTGTGCTTCACATAAGAGATCTACACCGAGCTCTTTATGAGAAAAATAACGATGTAAAAAAAATTAATATCGAAGAATTGATAAGTCAGCCTTGGTTTATACCTGATAATGCTTTGGTAACTCATCAACTTCATGCTTTTAGAGAGAGAAAAAACCATTTTGCCTGTGTTGTTGACGAATATGGTGATTTACAAGGTATTATTACTTTAGAAGATATTTTAGAAGAGATTGTTGGTCCTATTATCGATGAACATGATTACCCTATTAACACAATCATAAAAAAATCTGAAACTGAGTTTATTATTGATGGATCTGCAACTATAAGAGATGTAAATAGAGAGCTAAATTGGAATTTACCTGATTATAACGCAAATACCATAGCTGGTTTGATTATCCATGAACTTGAACGTATTCCTAATCAAGGAGAATCTATCAAAATATTTAATTTAAGTATTACCATTAACAAAAAGGTATGTAACAGGCTTGATAGCATAAAAGTTACTGTTCTACCAAATGAAGAATTTGAAAGTGATCAGTAG
- a CDS encoding ATP F0F1 synthase subunit B (Produces ATP from ADP in the presence of a proton gradient across the membrane. Subunit B is part of the membrane proton channel.) has protein sequence MQLFDEKFWLAICFLIFVYLVYRPIKNIILKSLDDKIIAIKNQVVEAQKLNEDMALLFEDAVKQIQQIEVLREEMLKDGRETANNLIEQQNVEIDKFLESKKLETIDLMNRQKLEASQILQSEFCDKMVELVAIYMKSTKNNGMSDSEIAKNLMGNLSSKLPSEKFTSD, from the coding sequence ATGCAATTATTTGACGAAAAATTTTGGCTAGCCATTTGTTTCTTAATTTTTGTGTATTTAGTCTATAGACCGATAAAAAATATAATTTTAAAATCGTTAGATGACAAAATTATTGCTATCAAAAACCAAGTTGTAGAAGCCCAAAAGCTTAACGAAGATATGGCCTTATTATTTGAAGATGCTGTAAAGCAGATACAACAGATTGAGGTGCTAAGAGAAGAAATGCTAAAAGATGGCAGGGAAACTGCCAACAACCTAATCGAACAACAAAACGTAGAAATTGATAAGTTTCTAGAAAGTAAGAAACTCGAGACTATAGACTTAATGAATAGGCAAAAACTAGAAGCTTCTCAAATACTGCAATCTGAGTTTTGTGATAAAATGGTAGAATTAGTAGCTATATATATGAAATCTACAAAAAACAATGGCATGTCAGATAGTGAAATAGCCAAAAATCTCATGGGAAATCTATCCTCAAAGCTACCATCTGAAAAATTTACAAGCGATTAA
- a CDS encoding F0F1 ATP synthase subunit A, with product MSHSPLDQFAIKKLVEINLCGFDISFTNSSLYMMLAGVIALLYFYLALKSEKIIPSRLQLSAEIIYDIITVTLSQNVGEKGRKFIPFIFTLFMFILLCNLLGMLPYGFTVTSHIAVTFALAITIFFMVTIIGFINHGLHFLSIFLPKGTPLWLAPLMIVIELFAYLARPISLSLRLAANMMAGHVLLKVMAGFIVSLMIFLKFLPIPLIVILIGFEIFVAILQAYIFTILACVYLNDAVNSH from the coding sequence ATGTCCCATAGTCCTTTAGATCAATTCGCAATAAAGAAACTAGTAGAAATTAACTTATGTGGTTTTGATATTAGTTTTACCAATTCCAGTTTGTATATGATGCTTGCTGGGGTTATAGCTCTATTGTATTTTTATTTAGCTTTAAAATCAGAAAAAATTATTCCGTCTAGATTACAGCTTAGTGCAGAAATAATTTATGATATAATTACAGTGACGTTAAGTCAAAATGTTGGAGAGAAGGGGCGTAAGTTTATACCATTCATTTTCACTTTGTTTATGTTTATTTTATTATGTAACTTGCTCGGAATGCTCCCTTATGGGTTCACTGTTACTAGTCATATAGCGGTAACCTTTGCCTTAGCAATCACGATATTTTTTATGGTGACAATTATTGGTTTTATTAATCATGGTCTCCATTTTTTATCAATATTTTTACCTAAAGGTACTCCCCTTTGGTTAGCTCCGCTGATGATCGTAATAGAATTATTTGCGTATTTAGCAAGACCCATAAGTTTATCTTTAAGATTAGCGGCTAACATGATGGCAGGGCATGTATTATTAAAGGTGATGGCAGGATTTATAGTTTCATTAATGATTTTTCTTAAATTTTTGCCAATTCCACTAATTGTTATCCTTATTGGATTTGAAATTTTTGTGGCAATACTTCAAGCTTATATCTTTACAATTCTTGCTTGTGTATATTTGAATGATGCTGTAAATTCACATTAA
- a CDS encoding alanyl-tRNA editing protein, whose amino-acid sequence MTKQLYLTDTYLFESNAYIITKKEDDRGNYLLLDQTIFYPQGGGQPSDQGFIRGDDFVLKVVSVRQVENEVRHYLEDTTLSLDGKETKCLLDKDRRILNARYHTAAHPLGNIVEALYPSLKAIKGHSFPNESYVNFQGSDIPDIDKLQDDIDKIIAVGYKIIIFESDPISFEQQFYKLPYHIPNNKVFRVMQIENFAPVPCGGTHLSTTKEIISIILGKIKTKNDIVCISYKL is encoded by the coding sequence ATGACTAAGCAATTATATCTTACAGACACTTATCTATTTGAATCAAATGCGTATATCATAACAAAAAAGGAAGATGATAGAGGTAACTACCTCCTACTAGATCAAACAATTTTTTATCCACAAGGTGGAGGACAACCTTCTGATCAGGGCTTTATTAGGGGAGACGACTTTGTTCTAAAAGTTGTATCAGTACGCCAAGTAGAAAATGAAGTACGTCATTATCTAGAAGATACAACTTTATCTTTAGATGGTAAGGAAACTAAGTGTTTATTAGATAAAGATAGACGCATATTAAATGCAAGATACCATACTGCTGCCCACCCACTTGGTAATATAGTTGAAGCTCTATACCCATCTTTAAAAGCTATTAAAGGACACTCTTTCCCTAATGAGAGTTATGTTAATTTTCAAGGTTCTGACATACCAGATATAGATAAATTGCAAGATGATATAGATAAAATTATAGCTGTAGGATATAAAATAATAATCTTTGAAAGCGACCCCATATCGTTTGAGCAGCAATTTTATAAATTGCCTTATCACATCCCAAATAATAAAGTCTTTCGTGTTATGCAGATTGAAAACTTTGCACCTGTACCTTGCGGTGGTACACATTTGTCTACAACAAAAGAAATTATAAGTATAATTTTGGGTAAAATTAAAACAAAGAATGATATTGTATGTATTTCATATAAGCTGTAA
- the mutM gene encoding bifunctional DNA-formamidopyrimidine glycosylase/DNA-(apurinic or apyrimidinic site) lyase, whose product MPELPEVETLKRCLEQRIVGVTINKLDKRRDKLRYKLSGQLEPDVKLAKIIALRRRAKYLLIDLDNYYSIIVHLGMTGRLTLQPSNYQIQKHDHVILSLGTCEKLVFNDSRRFGMIYTVQTNLIEEKFLVNLGVEPLSEDMSCEYLKMKLLGRSVPIKNLLMDNRIIVGVGNIYASESLFMAKIHPGRLGSSLSNNEISNLLLAVKHVLTKAISAGGTTLKDFVSGDSKPGYFQQELQVYARENQKCLNCQGIIRQIKQSGRTSFYCSTCQK is encoded by the coding sequence ATGCCTGAACTTCCTGAAGTTGAAACATTAAAACGCTGTCTAGAACAGCGAATAGTAGGGGTTACCATCAATAAGCTTGACAAAAGACGAGACAAACTACGTTATAAGCTTAGCGGTCAGTTAGAGCCAGATGTAAAATTAGCAAAAATTATCGCTTTAAGGCGTAGGGCAAAATATTTGCTAATTGATCTAGATAATTATTATTCGATTATTGTCCATCTTGGTATGACCGGCAGACTAACGCTCCAACCTAGCAATTATCAAATACAAAAGCATGATCATGTTATTCTCTCTTTGGGGACTTGCGAGAAATTAGTTTTTAACGATTCACGACGTTTTGGTATGATTTATACCGTGCAAACAAATCTCATTGAGGAGAAATTTTTAGTAAATTTAGGTGTAGAACCTCTGTCAGAGGATATGTCTTGTGAATATCTAAAAATGAAATTGCTGGGCCGCTCTGTTCCGATAAAAAATTTGTTAATGGATAATCGTATTATCGTCGGTGTTGGTAATATATATGCCTCTGAGAGCCTTTTTATGGCTAAAATACATCCAGGCAGACTGGGTAGTAGTTTATCAAACAACGAAATAAGCAATTTGTTGTTAGCCGTTAAACATGTCCTAACAAAAGCCATATCGGCAGGTGGAACCACTCTTAAGGATTTTGTTAGCGGTGATAGTAAACCTGGTTATTTCCAACAAGAATTACAGGTCTATGCCCGAGAAAATCAAAAATGTTTGAACTGCCAAGGAATAATAAGACAAATAAAACAATCCGGTAGGACTAGTTTTTATTGTTCTACTTGCCAGAAATAA
- a CDS encoding heme lyase CcmF/NrfE family subunit codes for MISASYRAGTLFFYFSWLSTLLSFLLLVCGFIISDFSIQNVFFNSSTLKPLGFKIAASWASHEGSILLWLCLLQTIGVIYIALFNSRPIRVYHIIVLALIQLLFGSFIYFTSNPFDSLSFRPAQGLGLNPMLQDIALIIHPPILYLGYVCYVVPFTSACVMLSTSSLDWANLKAIKIFSNLGMLFSTLGIALGAWWAYRELGWGGFWFFDPVENISLLPWLSAIVLHHSILVTIKSGRMTNWSITLSIITFLLVVFSTFLVRSGLITSIHSFASSPERAIYMLAIFAIIAISSLVLLLVKGQNITQPDPAGLDKHKFKYKLIIWGSIFFLTALVILLCATIYPVVYSLLYQESITISERFFINNFIIFLIPTVLLAGIAQTNHIADPTNSQTSLRGELRLTKQSRQVIRNGLLRRLMPFRNDVCLLFISFSITFISSYQIQYGFISACAVTFSLFLIIQNCYYILAKSNFFRTKLKANIAMILGHLGFGLLVLTITLNSLLQSEVDFIGKVGDKVTAGGFEVTLKDMRVSSAQNYYRQIAEFWIEDQQNNITILKPENRLYIIEKQLSQESNIYSYLTYDLYAVLSKIADDVIHAKIYYKPMMSLIWLSIILMVGGLLIGLFNKLSI; via the coding sequence GTGATTAGTGCGTCATATCGGGCGGGTACTTTATTTTTTTACTTTAGCTGGTTGTCAACATTACTATCTTTTTTGCTATTAGTATGTGGATTTATTATATCGGATTTTTCTATACAGAATGTTTTTTTTAATTCTAGTACATTAAAGCCTCTAGGATTTAAGATTGCTGCTAGCTGGGCGAGTCATGAGGGGTCTATCCTATTATGGCTATGTTTGTTACAGACTATAGGTGTTATTTATATTGCACTATTTAATAGCCGTCCAATTCGAGTCTATCACATAATTGTACTAGCACTAATACAATTATTATTTGGTAGTTTCATTTATTTTACCTCTAACCCATTTGACAGCCTATCCTTCCGTCCCGCCCAAGGGCTCGGCTTAAACCCCATGCTGCAAGATATTGCCCTAATAATACACCCCCCTATATTATATTTAGGCTATGTCTGTTACGTCGTACCTTTTACATCAGCTTGCGTTATGTTGTCCACCTCTAGCTTAGATTGGGCTAATCTTAAAGCTATTAAAATATTTAGCAATTTAGGTATGCTGTTTTCAACCTTAGGCATAGCCCTAGGAGCATGGTGGGCTTATAGAGAACTTGGCTGGGGTGGATTTTGGTTTTTTGATCCAGTAGAAAATATTTCACTACTACCATGGCTGTCGGCTATCGTTCTACATCACTCAATCTTGGTAACGATAAAATCTGGACGAATGACAAACTGGAGCATAACCCTATCAATTATCACTTTTTTACTAGTAGTATTTAGTACGTTTTTGGTACGTTCAGGGCTAATCACCTCAATTCATTCTTTTGCCTCATCACCTGAGCGAGCAATTTACATGCTGGCAATATTTGCTATTATTGCTATATCAAGCTTAGTTTTACTATTAGTAAAAGGACAAAATATCACTCAACCCGATCCAGCAGGATTAGACAAACATAAATTTAAGTACAAACTTATTATTTGGGGTAGTATATTTTTCTTAACAGCCCTAGTAATATTACTATGTGCCACCATTTACCCAGTAGTTTATTCTTTATTATACCAAGAATCTATTACCATTAGTGAAAGATTTTTTATCAATAATTTTATAATCTTCCTTATTCCAACAGTTCTACTAGCTGGTATTGCTCAGACAAATCATATAGCTGACCCAACTAACTCACAGACGTCATTGCGAGGAGAGCTAAGGTTGACGAAGCAATCCAGACAAGTGATTAGAAATGGATTGCTTCGTAGGCTTATGCCTTTTCGCAATGACGTCTGCTTACTATTTATTTCTTTTTCAATAACTTTTATTAGCTCATACCAAATTCAGTATGGTTTTATTTCAGCATGTGCCGTGACATTCTCTCTTTTCCTAATAATACAAAATTGTTATTATATATTAGCAAAAAGCAATTTTTTTAGAACCAAACTAAAAGCTAATATTGCTATGATCTTAGGGCATTTAGGCTTTGGCTTACTTGTTTTAACTATTACTCTTAATTCATTATTACAAAGTGAAGTAGATTTTATAGGAAAAGTTGGAGACAAGGTAACAGCCGGTGGGTTTGAAGTTACCTTAAAAGATATGAGAGTATCCTCAGCCCAAAATTATTATCGGCAAATTGCTGAATTTTGGATTGAGGATCAACAAAATAATATTACCATCTTAAAGCCTGAGAATAGATTATATATAATAGAAAAACAACTATCCCAAGAAAGTAATATATATTCTTATTTAACTTATGATCTTTACGCAGTATTAAGTAAAATTGCCGATGATGTAATTCATGCAAAAATATATTACAAACCGATGATGAGTCTTATTTGGCTATCTATTATACTTATGGTTGGAGGATTGTTAATTGGATTATTTAATAAACTTAGCATATAG
- a CDS encoding DsbA family protein yields MHNVLIILVSLLLISCSEEGDKSNDKNKQLGNKTELTQEKTPTEENNDNIANEPLNIIVDQQDPNRTTSTNTDKPIDTTTNSVKTESADIKTDVQVVSPQQMPYKPTFNVSRNDIVLGNIKANVVVVEYFSPTCPHCAYYHDTILPKLKEKYIDTNKIAYIIREFIGNKQDLDAAILQRCPNNIDSFLKFQSVILSQQDKWGVSNRYRELLTNIAQIGGVSAETYAKCLNDNQIVETLLANTNLAASVPNFVGTPTFFVNGMLTNGYDLQTLSKAIDKALNNSTTRPISK; encoded by the coding sequence ATGCATAATGTCCTTATCATCCTAGTCTCATTATTGTTAATATCATGCTCAGAAGAAGGTGATAAATCTAATGATAAAAACAAGCAACTTGGTAATAAGACTGAGCTGACTCAGGAAAAAACACCAACAGAAGAAAATAATGACAACATTGCTAATGAACCATTGAACATAATAGTAGACCAACAAGACCCTAACCGTACAACTTCAACTAATACGGATAAGCCTATAGACACGACAACGAATTCTGTAAAAACTGAATCTGCTGATATAAAGACCGATGTACAGGTTGTTAGTCCACAACAGATGCCTTACAAGCCAACGTTCAATGTTAGCCGAAATGATATAGTCCTTGGTAATATTAAGGCAAATGTAGTGGTAGTTGAGTATTTTTCTCCAACTTGCCCACACTGTGCCTATTATCATGACACAATTCTACCGAAACTTAAAGAAAAATATATTGATACTAATAAAATTGCTTACATAATTCGTGAATTTATTGGTAATAAACAGGATTTAGATGCAGCAATTTTGCAGCGTTGTCCAAATAATATAGATAGTTTCCTTAAATTCCAAAGTGTAATATTATCACAACAAGATAAATGGGGAGTCAGTAATAGATATCGTGAATTACTAACAAATATAGCTCAAATTGGTGGAGTGTCAGCAGAAACTTATGCTAAATGTCTTAATGATAACCAAATTGTTGAAACATTATTAGCCAATACTAACCTTGCTGCTAGCGTTCCAAATTTTGTTGGTACACCTACATTTTTTGTTAATGGCATGCTAACCAACGGCTATGATTTGCAAACTCTTTCTAAGGCAATTGATAAAGCATTAAATAACTCTACTACTCGCCCTATATCTAAATGA